A section of the Deltaproteobacteria bacterium genome encodes:
- a CDS encoding HDOD domain-containing protein, whose translation MASRSVLVNGNRAATFLTAPEPARVGAVSCSQVRGRASRYQSRAIGMLDGGAAASSGKTLRILLVDDSPADRELVKRAFREPAPPTGPLDLEVVTDAEAALTAVRKATFAVILTDYSLPGRNGLELLRALRETGDKTPVVMMTGLGDESVAVAALQHGAADYVIKEIGFERALPVVIDRVLGKRTLALEVERRQRQVAQYAKQSERQVEDQTVALRRALQESEALRRVSRALAAARELKPALDLVTQATAQLLRARAAAVIIRAEAERVLVSVWGALKEAPGLKSADLLAALGTDFPETATGVLRGEGGAEIGLLWAGRSAAQAFSPHDLELLEVLADLATLSIANVRAHQQLRRRAERDRIRGGTAEAAGRPGAGPPPARLVSPEPVDTSALVVPPFPAALGRLLALAEGDDATPDEVAKALGLDPALATRAIVLAGAPGLGRARPVSSLREAVMVLGLRGIRNLAIAQFTRRLLVRSGVIDQLPWERSVATAVGTQLTVETRERAVADEAYLCGLLHNVGAVALNNAHPERYARAIGRAIAEERPFGDAEREEFGFDGATATERVVSSWSLPARVVETLRNRPWSAGPIDVPLKWASTAALQMSPTWHRLLGDRPEPSWVRRELEAAESALALLPAALEELRRQTVARCEVLRNLVG comes from the coding sequence ATGGCGTCCCGCTCTGTTCTTGTCAACGGGAATCGGGCCGCCACGTTTTTGACCGCTCCCGAGCCGGCTCGTGTCGGTGCAGTTTCCTGCTCTCAAGTGCGTGGCCGGGCGAGTCGATACCAGTCACGGGCGATTGGCATGCTCGACGGCGGAGCAGCCGCATCAAGCGGGAAGACACTACGTATCCTCCTGGTCGACGACAGCCCAGCTGACCGGGAGCTCGTGAAGCGCGCGTTCCGGGAGCCCGCGCCCCCGACCGGCCCGCTGGACCTCGAGGTCGTGACCGACGCCGAGGCGGCCCTGACGGCGGTGCGGAAAGCGACGTTCGCGGTCATCCTGACCGATTACTCGCTCCCGGGACGCAACGGCCTCGAGCTTCTCCGTGCGCTCCGCGAGACGGGGGACAAGACGCCGGTCGTGATGATGACGGGGTTGGGAGATGAGTCGGTGGCCGTCGCGGCACTCCAGCACGGGGCCGCGGACTACGTCATCAAGGAGATCGGGTTCGAGCGCGCGTTGCCCGTCGTGATCGATCGCGTGCTCGGCAAGCGCACCCTCGCGTTGGAAGTCGAGCGCAGGCAGCGGCAGGTCGCGCAGTATGCCAAGCAGTCCGAGCGTCAGGTGGAGGACCAGACCGTCGCGCTGCGGCGGGCCCTGCAGGAGTCCGAGGCACTCCGGCGCGTCAGCCGGGCGCTGGCCGCGGCGCGTGAGCTGAAGCCGGCCCTGGACCTGGTGACCCAGGCGACGGCCCAGCTCCTGCGAGCCCGGGCGGCCGCGGTGATCATCCGCGCCGAGGCGGAGCGCGTGCTGGTGAGCGTGTGGGGCGCTCTCAAGGAGGCCCCCGGTCTCAAGAGCGCCGACCTCCTCGCCGCGCTCGGCACCGACTTCCCGGAAACGGCCACGGGTGTGCTGCGAGGAGAGGGCGGCGCCGAGATCGGTCTCCTGTGGGCCGGACGCTCGGCGGCCCAGGCGTTCTCGCCGCACGACCTCGAGCTCCTCGAGGTGCTGGCCGATCTGGCCACGCTCAGCATCGCCAATGTGCGCGCCCACCAACAGCTGCGGCGGCGGGCCGAACGCGATCGCATCCGCGGCGGGACGGCGGAGGCGGCCGGCCGACCCGGCGCGGGTCCGCCGCCCGCGCGCCTCGTGTCGCCCGAGCCGGTCGACACGAGCGCCCTCGTCGTCCCCCCGTTCCCCGCCGCACTGGGCCGCCTGCTCGCACTGGCGGAGGGTGACGACGCGACCCCGGACGAGGTCGCGAAGGCCTTGGGTCTCGACCCTGCGCTGGCTACCCGCGCCATCGTGCTCGCTGGCGCGCCGGGCCTGGGGCGTGCCCGGCCGGTGTCGTCGCTCCGCGAGGCGGTCATGGTGCTCGGCCTGCGCGGGATTCGCAACCTCGCCATCGCACAGTTCACGCGCCGGCTCCTCGTGCGCTCGGGGGTCATTGACCAGTTGCCCTGGGAGCGGTCCGTGGCCACGGCCGTCGGCACGCAGCTCACGGTCGAGACCCGTGAACGGGCGGTGGCCGACGAGGCCTACCTCTGCGGCCTCCTCCACAACGTGGGCGCCGTGGCACTCAACAACGCTCACCCCGAGCGCTACGCGAGAGCAATCGGGCGGGCGATCGCCGAGGAGCGGCCCTTTGGCGATGCGGAGCGGGAAGAGTTCGGCTTTGACGGCGCGACCGCCACCGAACGGGTCGTTTCCAGCTGGAGCCTGCCCGCGCGTGTGGTGGAGACCCTCAGGAATCGGCCGTGGAGCGCCGGGCCCATCGATGTCCCCCTCAAGTGGGCCTCGACCGCGGCGTTGCAGATGAGCCCGACGTGGCACCGCCTGCTCGGGGACCGGCCCGAACCGAGCTGGGTCAGGCGCGAGCTGGAGGCTGCTGAGAGCGCGCTCGCTCTGCTACCGGCGGCACTCGAAGAGCTGCGCCGGCAGACCGTCGCCCGCTGCGAGGTGCTGCGCAACCTGGTCGGCTGA
- a CDS encoding J domain-containing protein produces MEKANTASAFLKRLHPWLGKAVHTRWTVRRAFYQREVDALIMALQTHDGGRISPELRLRLEGFLGRLYREWFPPTWRKDPTYAEVLADFRWWLGVAERWSAPLPRPPRSRRVREPLANQPKRLLRMLALPLDCTEQRFLTAWRRFVKSNHPDVNPDQTPEERRRFAEAVGLWRR; encoded by the coding sequence ATGGAGAAGGCCAACACAGCAAGTGCGTTCCTGAAGCGCCTCCACCCGTGGCTCGGGAAGGCGGTGCACACGCGCTGGACCGTCCGCCGGGCGTTCTACCAGCGCGAGGTGGACGCGCTCATCATGGCCCTCCAGACGCACGACGGCGGCCGCATCTCGCCCGAGCTGAGGTTGCGGCTCGAGGGTTTCCTCGGGCGGCTCTACCGCGAGTGGTTTCCGCCGACGTGGCGGAAAGACCCGACCTACGCCGAGGTGCTCGCCGATTTTCGCTGGTGGCTCGGCGTCGCCGAGCGCTGGTCCGCGCCCCTGCCCCGCCCCCCGCGGTCGCGGCGCGTGAGGGAGCCGCTCGCCAATCAGCCGAAGCGCCTCCTCCGCATGCTCGCCCTCCCGCTCGACTGCACCGAGCAACGCTTCCTGACCGCGTGGCGCCGTTTCGTCAAGTCGAACCATCCCGACGTGAACCCCGATCAGACGCCGGAGGAGCGGCGGCGGTTCGCGGAGGCCGTCGGGCTCTGGCGGCGCTAG
- a CDS encoding response regulator: MRKRISLLVAVGFAFLLGLGVLTSLAMIAGLRETMSRAQASQVSALEVRASVRSLRADYLASGDAVSRLMLEPGLVDAWTAKRQADDSAAEHLAAAARATRHGELRTLLEELDTHDREVTNRIEDELLGLVETDPVSAKRIYFEEYLRARSFNLELVDRALRLATAEVAEASQYAEAKARQTIALAWLALALFVVVGTTSGIRLSGSVRKVAQDFEDAAAKVGEQRDRLRTVMTAMHDALVVIDARGGISMANDAACALLGYGETELIGSPVGRYVEAGSTALPDAAELRNERITFLARNGTRIPMSLSAALLRGPGGEAIGSVWVAHDMRDQLRMLEEMEAARDTALEASRLKSEFLANMSHEIRTPMNAIIGFTDLVLETALGAEQSEYLGHVRQSSEALLAIINEVLDLSKIEAGRLRLDPAPFSLRRALGAVLSGMAIRADEKKLELAVDVRAHVPDAVVGDVSRLRQVLVNLVGNAIKFTERGQVVVQVTTESYVGDEEAVLHFSVADTGIGIPPDKHRLVFQAFTQGDGSMTRRYEGTGLGLAIASQLVEMMGGRIWLESAVGEGSTFHFTARLALQQDVARLPANLSTLAGLRVLVVDDSATVRSILVDMLKTWSVSAVAADGGAAGLAALREAHEAGHPFALALVDAKLPEMDGFEVARRVLDEAGLGQTNVILLTALNRPDEAARCRAMGVSGCLTKPVSASALLEAIQTVLRTGPGETSVEGVAGREPTRKPLRVLVVEDNPTNRRMLTVLLETRGHTAVPVEDGLQAIAALQVASFDMVLMDVQMPRMDGLTATAGIRAWEKGTGSRLPIIALTAHAMKGDRERCIAAGMDAYVSKPVDAEELFSVIASVVDGARGAPSDDTGMSPDAALDKIFWEDRARMVETLRSALATRDGSALESAAHRLRGALMAMAAPGAAAAALCLEEIGREQDFRSVAEAWARLTNELDRLEPRLAALSERAEEETTS, encoded by the coding sequence ATGAGAAAGCGCATATCGCTCCTGGTCGCGGTCGGCTTCGCGTTCCTCCTCGGCCTCGGGGTGCTGACCAGCCTCGCCATGATCGCGGGCCTCCGCGAGACCATGAGCCGGGCGCAGGCGTCGCAGGTCTCGGCGCTCGAGGTCCGGGCCTCGGTGCGCAGCCTGCGCGCCGATTACCTGGCGAGCGGCGATGCCGTGAGCCGACTCATGCTCGAGCCAGGCCTGGTCGACGCGTGGACGGCCAAGCGGCAGGCGGACGATTCCGCCGCCGAGCACCTCGCCGCGGCGGCGCGTGCGACGCGGCATGGCGAGCTCAGGACTCTGCTCGAAGAGCTCGATACGCATGACCGCGAGGTCACCAATCGGATCGAGGACGAGCTCCTCGGCCTGGTCGAGACGGATCCGGTCAGCGCGAAGCGCATCTACTTCGAGGAGTACCTGCGCGCTCGCTCGTTCAATCTGGAGCTCGTCGATCGGGCGCTCCGGCTCGCGACGGCGGAGGTGGCGGAGGCGTCTCAGTACGCCGAGGCGAAGGCAAGGCAGACGATCGCCCTCGCCTGGTTGGCCCTCGCCCTCTTCGTGGTCGTCGGCACGACCAGCGGTATCCGCTTGAGCGGCTCCGTCCGGAAGGTCGCCCAGGACTTCGAGGACGCGGCCGCCAAGGTCGGCGAGCAGCGCGATCGGCTGCGGACCGTGATGACCGCGATGCACGATGCGCTGGTGGTCATCGATGCCCGTGGCGGCATCAGCATGGCCAATGACGCGGCCTGCGCGCTCCTCGGGTACGGCGAGACGGAGCTCATCGGGAGCCCCGTCGGACGGTACGTCGAAGCTGGCAGCACCGCGCTGCCCGACGCTGCGGAGCTGCGCAACGAGCGGATCACGTTCCTCGCGCGGAACGGGACCCGCATCCCGATGTCGCTGTCGGCGGCGCTGCTCCGCGGACCCGGTGGCGAGGCGATCGGCAGCGTGTGGGTCGCCCACGACATGCGCGACCAGCTCCGCATGCTGGAGGAGATGGAGGCGGCGCGGGACACGGCGCTCGAGGCGAGCCGCCTCAAGTCCGAGTTCCTCGCCAACATGAGTCACGAGATCCGGACGCCGATGAATGCGATCATCGGGTTCACGGACCTCGTCCTGGAGACGGCCCTCGGTGCGGAACAGAGCGAGTACCTCGGGCACGTTCGGCAGTCCTCCGAGGCCCTGCTGGCCATCATCAACGAGGTGCTCGACCTCTCGAAGATCGAGGCCGGGCGGCTGAGGCTCGATCCCGCGCCCTTCAGCTTGCGCCGTGCGCTCGGCGCCGTCCTGAGCGGCATGGCGATCCGGGCGGACGAGAAGAAGCTCGAGCTGGCCGTCGATGTCCGCGCTCACGTGCCCGATGCGGTGGTGGGGGACGTGAGCCGGCTGCGCCAGGTACTCGTCAACCTGGTCGGCAACGCGATCAAGTTCACGGAGCGGGGACAGGTGGTCGTCCAGGTCACGACGGAATCCTACGTGGGCGACGAGGAAGCCGTCCTGCACTTCTCGGTCGCCGACACCGGCATCGGAATACCGCCCGACAAACATCGACTCGTCTTCCAGGCGTTCACCCAGGGGGACGGATCGATGACGCGGCGGTATGAAGGCACGGGGCTGGGGCTCGCCATCGCCTCGCAGCTCGTGGAGATGATGGGCGGGCGCATCTGGCTCGAGAGCGCGGTGGGCGAGGGAAGCACCTTTCACTTCACCGCCCGGCTCGCCTTGCAGCAAGACGTCGCGCGCCTCCCAGCGAACCTCTCGACGCTGGCGGGACTTCGGGTGCTCGTCGTCGACGACAGTGCGACGGTCCGGAGCATCCTCGTGGACATGCTGAAGACGTGGTCCGTGAGCGCCGTGGCGGCCGATGGCGGCGCGGCCGGGCTGGCCGCCCTGCGCGAGGCCCACGAGGCAGGGCACCCGTTCGCGCTCGCCCTGGTCGACGCCAAGCTACCCGAGATGGACGGCTTCGAGGTCGCTCGCCGGGTGCTCGACGAGGCGGGCCTCGGGCAGACGAATGTGATCCTCCTCACCGCGTTGAACAGACCCGATGAGGCCGCGCGGTGTCGGGCCATGGGCGTCTCGGGCTGTTTGACGAAGCCCGTGTCGGCGTCGGCCTTGTTGGAGGCGATCCAGACCGTCCTCCGCACGGGGCCGGGTGAGACATCCGTCGAAGGAGTCGCGGGGCGGGAGCCGACGCGAAAGCCGCTCCGGGTGCTCGTCGTCGAGGACAACCCCACGAACCGGCGCATGTTGACGGTCCTGCTCGAAACGCGCGGACACACGGCCGTGCCGGTGGAGGATGGTCTCCAGGCCATCGCGGCGCTCCAGGTCGCGTCCTTCGACATGGTGCTCATGGATGTCCAGATGCCACGGATGGACGGGCTCACCGCGACGGCCGGCATCCGCGCCTGGGAGAAGGGCACCGGCAGCCGCCTGCCGATCATCGCCCTGACGGCCCATGCCATGAAGGGAGACCGCGAGCGATGCATCGCCGCGGGCATGGACGCGTACGTGTCGAAGCCGGTCGATGCGGAGGAGCTCTTCAGCGTGATCGCGTCCGTCGTCGACGGCGCTCGCGGCGCGCCGTCCGACGACACGGGCATGTCGCCGGACGCCGCGCTGGACAAGATCTTCTGGGAGGACAGGGCGCGGATGGTCGAGACGTTGAGGTCCGCGCTGGCAACGAGAGATGGAAGTGCACTCGAGAGCGCGGCCCATCGCTTGCGGGGCGCCCTCATGGCGATGGCTGCGCCCGGTGCTGCGGCCGCGGCACTGTGTCTCGAAGAGATCGGACGCGAGCAGGACTTCCGTTCCGTGGCCGAGGCGTGGGCGCGCCTGACGAACGAGCTCGATCGCCTCGAACCCCGGCTCGCTGCGCTCAGCGAGCGGGCGGAAGAGGAGACAACGAGTTGA
- a CDS encoding YihY/virulence factor BrkB family protein has translation MASRYAVARPRLAGPRWSVLLAGLRRPRRFFADLLERIRDDNILTVAAALSYYFFFAFFPFLLFLLALVSLLPVHGLEDWLLAQGGQVIPGEAYGMLERTVRGLLRQPRSGLVSVGAALALWSASAGFAGVMEGLNRAYRVRESRPWWRVRLEAVGLTVGLSLFMIVAFVLAVFGGQLAKLVGQTLGPAGVVAALVARWVVALGLIAFVVATIYYVCPDVEQQWVWVTPGSFLFTIGFAAASAGFSYYVGHFGSYQKTYGSLGAVIVLLFWLYLLAFFLLLGGEVNALLEHLSPAGKMAGERAAAPVEVQAERIARAGGSPR, from the coding sequence ATGGCGAGCCGATACGCGGTCGCCCGGCCCAGGCTCGCGGGCCCGCGCTGGTCGGTCCTCCTCGCCGGGCTCCGCCGTCCCCGCCGCTTCTTCGCCGACCTGCTCGAGCGCATCCGGGACGACAATATCCTCACCGTCGCAGCGGCGCTGTCGTACTACTTCTTCTTCGCGTTCTTCCCGTTCCTCCTCTTCCTGCTCGCGCTGGTGAGCCTGCTCCCGGTTCACGGCCTCGAGGACTGGCTGCTCGCGCAGGGCGGCCAGGTCATTCCCGGTGAGGCGTACGGCATGCTCGAAAGGACCGTGCGCGGCCTCCTCCGCCAGCCGCGCAGTGGGCTCGTCTCGGTCGGTGCGGCGCTCGCGCTCTGGAGCGCCTCGGCCGGCTTCGCCGGCGTCATGGAAGGGCTCAACCGCGCCTATCGCGTGCGGGAGTCGCGCCCGTGGTGGCGCGTCCGCCTGGAGGCGGTCGGCCTGACGGTGGGGCTCTCGCTCTTCATGATCGTGGCCTTCGTGCTGGCCGTCTTCGGCGGCCAGCTCGCCAAGCTGGTCGGCCAGACGCTCGGTCCGGCGGGTGTCGTCGCCGCCCTGGTGGCCCGCTGGGTCGTCGCGCTCGGCCTGATCGCCTTCGTGGTCGCGACGATCTACTACGTCTGTCCCGACGTCGAGCAGCAATGGGTCTGGGTGACGCCCGGCTCGTTTCTCTTCACGATCGGCTTCGCCGCCGCCTCCGCCGGCTTCTCTTACTACGTGGGGCATTTCGGCTCGTACCAGAAGACCTACGGCTCGCTCGGTGCCGTGATCGTCCTGCTCTTCTGGCTCTACCTCCTCGCCTTCTTCCTGCTCCTCGGGGGCGAGGTGAACGCGCTCCTCGAGCACTTGTCCCCGGCGGGCAAGATGGCGGGCGAGCGGGCGGCGGCGCCGGTCGAGGTGCAGGCCGAGCGGATCGCCCGCGCGGGCGGGAGCCCGCGCTAG
- the metH gene encoding methionine synthase, whose protein sequence is MTRLRALLAERILVLDGATGTYLQGRDLGPADFGGEAYEGCNEHLVLTRPDVVRDMHEGYLAAGADIVETNTFGGTRIPLAEYGLADKVREINATAARLAREACAKFETPDRPRFVAGSMGPGTKTISVTGGITFDEVAAAFAEQTVGLVEGGADVLFLETQQDTLNVKAALLGIDRGFADAGRVLPIVLSVSIESMGTMLAGQSIEAAYVSVAHRDLLAMGMNCATGPDFMTDHLRTLAQISRFPVSCFPNAGLPDEEGCYNETPELFVRKVERFLAEGWVNIIGGCCGTTAEHVRALVELASRYRPRTAAPVRRTVVSGIEVLPIEDDRRPVIVGERTNVIGSRKFKELVVGGDLDQAAEIGRRQVRGGAQVLDVCLANPDRDELADMTAFLDVLTRKVKVPLMLDSTDHRVLEQSLERCQGKAIINSINLEDGEERFEKVVPLIHRYGAAVVVGCIDEDKARGMAVTRERKLQIAERSYRLLTEKYGVAEEDIIFDALVFPVGTGDQNYVGAGAETVEGVRLIKEALPRTKTILGISNVSFGLPAAGREILNSVFLYHCVKAGLDLAIVNAEKLERYPSIPEEERRLAEDLIHWRGDDPVAAFAAHFRGKTAVAKRSDRSALPLDERLARYIIEGSKDGLVEDLAEKRTQAKPLEIINGPLMAGMDEVGRLFNDNELIVAEVLQSAEAMKAAVAYLEPFMEKTESATKGKVILATVKGDVHDIGKNLVEIILANNGFRVVNLGIKVPPEDLIAAFRTHRPDLIGLSGLLVKSAQQMVVTAEDLRAAGVRCPVLVGGAALSAKFTAAKIAPAYGELVCYANDAMQGLDLANKLVDGRTREAAAAEVQAAQARLREAPAPAAKRAAPAVASLIRHDQPIPTPPDLKRHVLDRFPLEEIFPYLNPAMLYGKHLGLRGNLEALLAAGDEKARRLRERVAAVENELLATGAMEARAVYKFFPAQSEGETIFLYGPDRRVVESFTFPRQSTGEGLCLADFVAPRGTGLTDYAALFAVSCGAGVRDVAERWKAEGRFLDSHIVQALAIEGAEAFAELLHRRLREMWGFPDPPEMTMSERFKARYRGVRVSFGYPACPRLEDQEKLFRVLDVEGTIGVRLTEGYMMDPEASVSALVFHHPEARYFVIPPGDLEAFERRLAAGG, encoded by the coding sequence ATGACCCGCCTGCGCGCCCTCCTGGCCGAGCGCATCCTCGTCCTGGACGGGGCGACGGGGACCTACCTCCAGGGCCGCGACCTCGGCCCGGCGGACTTCGGCGGCGAGGCCTACGAGGGCTGCAACGAGCACCTCGTCCTCACCCGGCCCGACGTCGTGCGCGACATGCACGAGGGCTACCTCGCCGCCGGCGCCGACATCGTCGAGACCAACACCTTCGGCGGCACGCGCATCCCGCTCGCCGAATACGGGCTCGCGGACAAGGTGCGCGAGATCAACGCCACCGCCGCTCGCCTCGCCCGCGAGGCGTGCGCGAAGTTCGAGACGCCCGATCGCCCTCGCTTTGTCGCCGGCTCGATGGGTCCGGGCACCAAGACCATCTCGGTTACCGGGGGCATCACCTTCGACGAGGTCGCCGCGGCGTTCGCGGAGCAGACCGTCGGGCTCGTCGAGGGCGGCGCCGACGTCCTCTTCCTCGAGACGCAGCAGGACACGCTCAACGTGAAGGCCGCGCTCCTCGGCATCGACCGGGGGTTCGCCGACGCGGGGCGTGTGCTCCCCATCGTCCTCTCGGTCTCGATCGAGTCCATGGGCACGATGCTCGCCGGCCAGTCGATCGAGGCGGCCTACGTGTCGGTCGCCCACCGTGACCTCCTCGCCATGGGGATGAACTGCGCCACCGGCCCCGACTTCATGACCGATCACCTGCGCACGCTCGCGCAGATCTCCCGCTTCCCCGTGTCGTGCTTCCCGAACGCCGGCCTTCCGGACGAGGAAGGGTGCTACAACGAGACGCCCGAGCTCTTCGTCCGCAAGGTCGAGCGTTTTCTCGCCGAGGGCTGGGTGAACATCATCGGGGGGTGCTGCGGCACGACGGCCGAGCACGTCCGCGCGCTGGTGGAGCTCGCGAGCCGGTACCGGCCGCGCACGGCGGCGCCGGTCCGACGCACCGTCGTCTCCGGCATCGAGGTCCTGCCCATCGAGGACGACCGCCGGCCGGTCATCGTCGGCGAGCGCACGAACGTCATCGGCAGCCGCAAGTTCAAGGAGCTGGTCGTCGGCGGCGACCTCGACCAGGCGGCCGAGATCGGACGGCGACAGGTGCGCGGCGGGGCGCAGGTCCTGGACGTCTGCCTCGCCAACCCCGACCGCGACGAGCTGGCCGACATGACGGCCTTCCTCGATGTGCTGACGCGCAAGGTGAAGGTGCCGCTCATGCTCGACTCGACGGACCACCGGGTCCTCGAGCAGTCGCTCGAGCGCTGCCAGGGCAAGGCGATCATCAACTCCATCAACCTCGAGGACGGCGAGGAGCGCTTCGAGAAGGTCGTGCCCCTCATCCACCGCTACGGCGCGGCGGTGGTCGTCGGCTGCATCGACGAGGACAAGGCGCGCGGCATGGCCGTCACCCGTGAGCGGAAGCTCCAGATCGCCGAGCGGAGCTACCGGCTCCTCACCGAGAAGTACGGCGTCGCCGAGGAGGACATCATCTTCGACGCGCTCGTCTTCCCGGTCGGCACCGGCGATCAGAACTACGTCGGCGCGGGCGCGGAGACGGTCGAGGGCGTGCGGCTCATCAAGGAAGCGCTGCCGCGCACCAAGACGATCCTCGGCATCAGCAACGTCTCCTTCGGGCTCCCGGCGGCGGGCCGCGAGATCCTGAACTCCGTCTTCCTCTACCACTGCGTGAAGGCGGGGCTCGACCTCGCGATCGTCAACGCGGAGAAGCTCGAGCGCTATCCGTCGATCCCCGAGGAGGAGCGCCGCCTGGCCGAGGACCTCATCCACTGGCGCGGGGACGATCCGGTCGCCGCCTTCGCCGCCCATTTTCGCGGGAAGACGGCGGTCGCCAAGCGATCGGACCGGAGCGCGCTTCCCCTGGACGAGCGCCTGGCCCGCTACATCATCGAGGGCTCCAAGGACGGCCTCGTCGAGGACCTCGCCGAGAAACGCACGCAAGCGAAGCCGCTCGAGATCATCAACGGGCCGCTGATGGCGGGCATGGACGAGGTCGGCCGGCTGTTCAACGACAACGAGCTGATCGTGGCCGAGGTCCTGCAGAGCGCCGAGGCCATGAAGGCGGCCGTCGCCTACCTCGAGCCCTTCATGGAGAAGACGGAGAGCGCGACCAAGGGCAAGGTGATCCTGGCGACCGTCAAGGGCGACGTGCACGACATCGGGAAGAACCTGGTCGAGATCATCCTCGCCAACAACGGCTTCCGGGTGGTGAACCTCGGCATCAAGGTGCCGCCCGAGGACCTGATCGCCGCCTTCCGGACGCATCGCCCGGACCTGATCGGGCTCTCGGGGCTGCTCGTCAAGTCGGCACAGCAGATGGTCGTCACGGCGGAGGACCTGCGCGCCGCCGGGGTCCGCTGTCCCGTGCTGGTTGGCGGCGCGGCGCTCTCGGCCAAGTTCACGGCGGCCAAGATCGCCCCCGCCTACGGGGAGCTCGTCTGCTACGCGAACGACGCCATGCAGGGGCTCGACCTCGCCAACAAGCTCGTCGACGGGCGCACCCGCGAGGCGGCGGCGGCCGAGGTGCAGGCCGCGCAGGCCCGCCTGCGCGAGGCGCCGGCGCCCGCCGCGAAGAGGGCCGCGCCGGCGGTGGCGTCCCTCATCCGCCATGACCAACCCATTCCCACCCCGCCCGATCTGAAGCGCCACGTCCTCGACCGCTTCCCGCTCGAGGAGATCTTCCCCTATCTCAATCCGGCCATGCTCTACGGCAAGCACCTCGGGCTGCGCGGCAACCTCGAGGCGCTGCTCGCGGCCGGCGACGAGAAGGCGAGGCGCCTCCGCGAGCGCGTCGCCGCGGTCGAGAACGAGCTCCTCGCCACGGGAGCGATGGAAGCGCGGGCCGTCTACAAGTTCTTCCCGGCGCAGTCCGAGGGCGAGACGATCTTCCTCTACGGCCCGGACCGTCGCGTGGTCGAGTCGTTCACCTTCCCCCGCCAGTCGACGGGCGAAGGGCTCTGCCTGGCCGACTTCGTGGCGCCGCGCGGCACCGGTCTCACCGACTACGCGGCGCTCTTCGCCGTCAGCTGCGGTGCGGGCGTGCGCGACGTCGCCGAGCGCTGGAAGGCCGAGGGCCGTTTCCTCGACTCGCACATCGTCCAGGCGCTCGCGATCGAGGGCGCCGAGGCGTTCGCGGAGCTGCTCCATCGGCGGCTGCGCGAGATGTGGGGCTTCCCCGACCCGCCCGAGATGACGATGAGCGAGCGCTTCAAGGCCCGCTACCGCGGCGTGCGGGTGAGCTTCGGCTACCCGGCCTGCCCGCGGCTCGAGGACCAGGAGAAGCTCTTCCGCGTGCTCGACGTCGAGGGAACGATCGGCGTCCGGCTGACCGAGGGCTACATGATGGATCCGGAGGCGTCGGTCTCGGCGCTCGTCTTCCACCACCCCGAGGCCCGGTACTTCGTGATCCCGCCGGGCGACCTCGAGGCCTTCGAGCGGCGGCTCGCCGCCGGCGGCTAG
- a CDS encoding response regulator, producing the protein MRGAAQPGRLTRAGGFDLLLLDYHLPGLTGLGVLRELRGGAHPPVIMMTGQGRYTALLQGALRLENAPGQGTTVVVELPGPRRARDAATGPG; encoded by the coding sequence CTGCGAGGTGCTGCGCAACCTGGTCGGCTGACGCGAGCCGGCGGCTTCGACCTCCTGCTCCTCGACTACCACCTGCCCGGCCTCACCGGGCTCGGCGTTCTCCGGGAGCTCCGGGGAGGCGCCCACCCGCCGGTCATCATGATGACGGGGCAGGGACGATACACAGCACTCCTCCAGGGTGCGCTCCGCCTGGAGAACGCGCCCGGCCAGGGCACGACGGTCGTCGTGGAGCTGCCCGGGCCGCGGCGGGCGCGGGACGCGGCGACGGGGCCCGGATAA